From Cannabis sativa cultivar Pink pepper isolate KNU-18-1 chromosome 8, ASM2916894v1, whole genome shotgun sequence, a single genomic window includes:
- the LOC115701414 gene encoding protein THYLAKOID FORMATION1, chloroplastic — translation MASLTSLSFSAISQCSERRAVVSSSRNLASNSELFRCRTSFSCQFVGFRASNSTSRMVINCMSSTTDSPTVADTKLNFLKSYKRPIPSVYNSVLQELLVQQHLIKYKKSYSYDPIFALGFVTVYDQLMDGYPSDEDREAIFQAYIKALNEDPEKYRADSQKLEEWARAQNSSSLVEFSSKEGEVEEILKDISERAANGNFSYSRFFAVGLFRLLELSNATEPTILEKLCTALNINKRSVDRDLDVYRNLLSKLVQAKELLKEYVAREKKKREERTGSTANEAVTKCLGDYQYARQ, via the exons ATGGCTTCTCTTACTTCCCTATCCTTCTCAGCGATTAGCCAATGTTCTGAGAGAAGAGCCGTGGTATCGTCGTCTCGAAATTTAGCTTCGAATTCTGAGTTGTTCAGATGCCGCACCAGCTTTTCCTGCCAATTTGTAGGTTTTCGAGCTTCAAACTCGACTTCTCGCATGGTTATCAATTGCATGTCTTCTACTACAG ACTCACCCACTGTAGCTGACACGAAGTTAAATTTTCTCAAGTCTTACAAACGACCAATCCCAAGTGTCTATAACAGTGTGTTGCAGGAGCTGCTTGTTCAGCAACACTTGataaaatacaagaagtcatACAGTTATGATCCTATCTTTGCTCTTGGTTTTGTGACTGTATATGATCAACTTATGGATGGATACCCCAGCGATGAAGACCGAGAAGCCATCTTCCAAGCATACATAAAAGCGTTAAATGAGGACCCAGAAAAGTATAG AGCTGATTCACAGAAGTTGGAAGAGTGGGCTCGGGCTCAGAATTCAAGCTCATTAGTTGAGTTTTCATCCAAAGAAGGAGAAGTGGAGGAGATATTGAAGGACATTTCAGAAAGAGCAGCCAATGGAAATTTCAGCTACAGCAGGTTCTTTGCTGTAGGTCTTTTTCGTCTTCTTGAGTTGTCAAATGCAACTGAACCAACAATATTGGAAAAG CTTTGTACAGCTTTGAACATTAACAAAAGAAGTGTGGACCGGGACCTTGATGTATATCGCAATCTGCTTTCCAAACTGGTTCAGGCAAAGGAACTGCTAAAGGAATATGTTGCCAG ggagaagaagaaaagagaagaaaggaCTGGTTCGACAGCCAATGAAGCTGTTACAAAATGTTTGGGAGATTATCAGTATGCACGCCAGTAA